CCGTGCGGCTCTGGCGTGCGCTCGCGGCAGCCGGCGAACCGGCGGGTCTCAGGCCGTGCGGCCTCGGCGCCCGTGACACGCTTCGCATCGAAGCCGCGCTGCCGCTGTACGGACACGAGCTCGGCGAGGACATCAGCCCGTACGAAGTCGGACTGGGCTGGGCCGTAAAGCGCAACCGTCCGGAGATGATCGGGCGCGATGCGCTCGACCGGGCGGCCGCCGGAGCCCCCAGGCGCCTGATCGGCCTGCTCGTCGATGGCGGGATTGCGCGTGAGGGCACCGAAGTCTTTGCAAAAGAAGGAGCCGACGCGATCGGCGTCGTCACCAGCGGAACGCATTCTCCGACCCTCGGGCGCGCGGTCGCGATGGCGCTGGTGGCTCGCCAGTTCGCAGCAGATCCCAATGGATCGGATGTCGAAGTCGAGATTCGCGGGAAACGCAGAGCCGCGTCCGTGACGCGCCTACCTTTCTGTGTTAAGCGGCCCGCACCGTAGCAGGCGAGCAGGCACGCGAGGAGGGCATTCATGGAGATCCCTGATGATCTTCGTTACACGTCGGAACACGAATGGGTTCGCGTCGAGCCGGACGGGACCGTAACCGTCGGCATCACCGACTACGCCCAGTCCCAGCTCGGCGACATCGTCTTCGTCGAGCTTCCCAAGGCTGCCGACGAACCGGAGGTCACCCGCGACGAGCCGTTCGCGGTCGTCGAATCGGTCAAGGCCGCATCGGACATCTACGCACCGATCAGCGGCAAAGTGATCGAGGTCAACGAGGAGCTGCCCGACTCGCCGAACACCATCAACGAAGACCCGTACGGCGACGGCTGGCTGGTTCGCCTGCAGCCGAAGAACGTCGCCGAGGTCGAAGAGCTGATGGACTCGGACGATTACGAAAACCTCGTCGGCGAGCTCGGAGAGTAGCGGCGCGATGCGTTTCGTCCCGCATACGCGTACCGACGTCGCCCGCATGCTCGCCGCCGTCGGCAAGGCGAGCGTCGACGACCTTTTTCCAACCGTACCTGTTTCGCTTCGCGAGCGCGCCGCGATCCGCCTCGAAGACGGACTCGGCGAGCGCGAAGTCCTCGACCGGC
This DNA window, taken from Candidatus Limnocylindrales bacterium, encodes the following:
- the gcvH gene encoding glycine cleavage system protein GcvH translates to MEIPDDLRYTSEHEWVRVEPDGTVTVGITDYAQSQLGDIVFVELPKAADEPEVTRDEPFAVVESVKAASDIYAPISGKVIEVNEELPDSPNTINEDPYGDGWLVRLQPKNVAEVEELMDSDDYENLVGELGE